Proteins from a single region of Candidatus Methylomirabilis sp.:
- a CDS encoding anhydro-N-acetylmuramic acid kinase, translating into MDCETAPMKVIGLMSGTSADGIDAALLEIGSNKGLPKLRLLHFAVFPFPNGLREQILRVADAGSGATSEICRLNVLLGELFATVAISVARHAGVPLRDVALIGSHGQTIAHLPGPTVEHSVSIRSTLQIGEPSVIAERTGITTVADFRPRDLAAGGEGAPLTPYLHTLLFRHPHRSRIVLNLGGIANLTFLPKGHGLRGVLAFDTGPGNVLIDGLVARLTGGAMGADLDGQIAASGEVDPRLLRWLMAHPYFRRTPPKSTGREEFGPSLIEALLRRAAARNVTEENLVATVTAFTAQSVTLHVRRDLPRSAASAELISCGGGADNPMLIKRLQEALPECRLLTADEAGFPGRAIEASAFALLAYLTAHGLPGNLPRITGATHSAILGKIVPGRAFQGLR; encoded by the coding sequence GTGGACTGTGAAACCGCGCCCATGAAGGTCATCGGGCTCATGTCTGGGACATCGGCAGATGGAATCGATGCCGCCCTTCTGGAGATCGGCTCAAACAAGGGGCTCCCGAAGCTCCGACTTCTGCACTTCGCGGTATTTCCTTTTCCCAACGGGCTCCGGGAACAGATTTTGCGAGTGGCAGACGCTGGATCTGGCGCGACCTCTGAGATCTGTCGTTTGAATGTCTTGCTTGGTGAGCTCTTCGCAACAGTGGCGATCTCGGTGGCCCGGCATGCCGGCGTCCCCTTGCGTGATGTGGCGCTCATCGGTTCACACGGGCAGACCATCGCCCATCTCCCCGGCCCCACAGTTGAGCACAGCGTGTCGATTCGCTCCACGCTGCAGATCGGAGAGCCATCGGTTATTGCCGAGCGAACCGGTATCACGACTGTGGCCGACTTCCGCCCCCGCGACCTGGCGGCGGGAGGCGAGGGCGCGCCGCTTACCCCCTACCTGCATACGTTGCTCTTCCGTCATCCCCACCGAAGCCGAATCGTCTTGAACCTGGGTGGGATCGCCAACCTGACCTTCCTGCCGAAGGGCCACGGCCTGCGCGGTGTGTTAGCGTTTGACACGGGACCTGGTAATGTCCTAATCGATGGCCTTGTGGCACGATTGACCGGCGGGGCGATGGGTGCTGACTTGGATGGTCAAATCGCCGCCTCTGGAGAGGTAGATCCTCGTCTCCTGCGCTGGCTCATGGCTCACCCCTACTTCCGTCGCACGCCTCCCAAAAGCACGGGACGGGAAGAGTTTGGCCCCTCGCTGATCGAGGCGTTGCTCCGACGCGCCGCAGCCCGTAACGTGACAGAGGAGAACCTTGTGGCAACCGTCACCGCCTTTACGGCCCAATCGGTAACGCTCCACGTCCGACGCGACCTCCCACGCAGTGCTGCTTCGGCAGAGCTGATCTCCTGCGGTGGTGGGGCAGATAATCCCATGCTGATTAAACGGCTTCAGGAGGCGCTGCCTGAGTGCCGCCTCCTCACCGCCGATGAGGCGGGCTTTCCAGGGCGGGCCATTGAGGCTTCAGCCTTTGCCCTGCTGGCCTACCTCACGGCCCACGGACTCCCAGGCAATCTGCCCCGCATCACCGGGGCGACTCATAGCGCGATCCTGGGCAAGATCGT
- a CDS encoding glycosyltransferase family 2 protein, which produces MKLSVIIPIYNERDTVELLLKRVEAVPYEKEILLVDDASTDGTREILERLARDHRDQVRLLFHAQNRGKGATIRTAIEHVTGDIVIIQDADLEYDPQDYPKLLEPILDGHADVVFGNRFHGGPHRVLYFWHFQGNRLLTTFCNMLTNLNLSDMEVGYKVFRVEVLQRLRLRSNRFGIEPELTVKVAKLGCRIYEVPIAYHGRTYAEGKKIGWKDGVAALYYIPRFRLFD; this is translated from the coding sequence ATGAAGCTCTCTGTAATCATTCCAATCTATAACGAACGGGATACCGTGGAACTGCTCCTCAAGCGGGTGGAAGCAGTCCCCTACGAGAAGGAGATCCTCCTTGTCGATGACGCCTCGACTGACGGGACACGCGAGATTCTGGAACGACTCGCACGGGACCACCGGGACCAGGTGCGCCTCCTCTTCCACGCGCAGAACCGTGGCAAGGGGGCGACGATTCGGACCGCGATCGAACACGTGACCGGCGACATCGTCATCATCCAGGATGCCGACCTGGAGTACGACCCGCAGGATTACCCGAAGCTACTGGAGCCGATCTTAGACGGCCACGCCGATGTCGTCTTCGGCAACCGGTTCCATGGCGGCCCCCATCGTGTCCTCTACTTCTGGCATTTTCAGGGAAATCGGCTCCTCACCACCTTCTGTAACATGCTGACCAATCTCAATCTGAGTGATATGGAGGTCGGATACAAGGTCTTTAGGGTCGAAGTACTCCAGCGGCTGCGGCTCAGATCGAACCGGTTCGGCATCGAGCCAGAGCTGACCGTAAAGGTAGCCAAGTTAGGGTGTCGCATCTACGAGGTGCCGATCGCCTATCACGGCCGGACCTATGCCGAGGGGAAAAAGATTGGATGGAAGGATGGCGTCGCTGCGCTCTATTACATTCCCCGCTTCCGGCTGTTCGATTGA
- a CDS encoding class I SAM-dependent methyltransferase — translation MSDYLSGELEPMALAHNYYRWIMREFRPHLGNVVCELGAGIGTFSSLLLEEDIHRLILVEPAHNLLACLRDRFTAKGWVQVVDGEVEAYVDRLREGRVDTIIGVNVLEHLKDDGRTLTTIGKVLPPGGKLLLFVPALPWLFGSLDEAFGHCRRYRKTELQTKVTEAGFQILELKFMNFPGIVSWFVAGRILRSRTISPRMVRCYDRWIIPIVKAIESRVTPPLGQSLILLAQLT, via the coding sequence ATGTCGGACTATCTAAGCGGCGAATTAGAGCCTATGGCCCTGGCTCACAACTACTATCGATGGATCATGCGGGAATTTCGGCCGCACCTTGGGAACGTGGTCTGCGAACTCGGCGCGGGCATTGGGACCTTCTCCTCCTTGCTCCTGGAGGAAGACATCCATCGGCTTATCTTGGTAGAGCCTGCACATAATTTGTTAGCGTGTCTGCGCGATCGATTCACAGCGAAGGGATGGGTCCAAGTAGTCGACGGGGAGGTTGAGGCGTACGTCGATCGTCTGCGCGAGGGCCGGGTAGACACCATCATCGGTGTGAATGTCCTGGAACACCTCAAGGATGATGGTCGAACCCTTACCACCATCGGGAAGGTTCTCCCGCCAGGTGGAAAATTACTGCTCTTCGTCCCCGCGCTCCCTTGGTTATTCGGATCGCTGGACGAGGCCTTCGGCCACTGCCGACGCTATCGGAAGACCGAGCTTCAGACAAAGGTTACAGAGGCAGGATTCCAGATCCTTGAACTGAAGTTCATGAACTTCCCGGGCATCGTGTCATGGTTCGTCGCAGGCCGCATCCTGAGGTCGCGGACCATCTCGCCGCGGATGGTACGGTGCTACGATCGTTGGATTATCCCCATCGTCAAGGCGATCGAGAGCCGTGTCACGCCACCGCTGGGACAGAGCCTCATATTGCTCGCTCAACTAACCTGA
- a CDS encoding M20 family metallopeptidase — protein MKIHIKNEIVTTVDQLSNELITTSHFLHQHPELAYEERESVQHLTSLLRAHGFEIIEGIGGLPTAFVASAGVDHPSATIAFLAEYDALPSLGHACGHNLIATSSIGAALALQPSLAALEGRVLVIGCPAEEKGGGKIALVKAGLFANIDAALLVHPSNRTELFKDALAMLPLRIEFFGKASHAAAAPHLGINALDAVVLAFTNLNALRQQLRPDARIHGIITDGGRAPNIIPDYAAARFCIRALDLDYLHDLRRRVVACFEAAAQATGATVAIQEEGEEYHPMKCNRTLGALFQANLETLGEQVEQTPEDQELGSTDVGNVSQVVPTLHPTIALTDRLDVVCHSAAFAEAAGGPAGDRATLLATKALAMTAVDLFTDPARLRQVREEFQHA, from the coding sequence ATGAAGATACACATTAAAAACGAGATCGTGACGACGGTCGATCAGCTGTCGAACGAACTGATCACTACCAGCCATTTTCTCCACCAACATCCGGAGTTGGCTTACGAGGAGCGGGAGTCGGTGCAACACCTGACCTCACTTCTCAGGGCGCATGGTTTTGAGATAATCGAGGGTATTGGCGGCCTACCGACCGCCTTTGTCGCCTCGGCAGGTGTCGATCACCCATCAGCAACTATCGCCTTTCTTGCTGAATACGATGCGCTGCCCTCGCTCGGCCATGCCTGTGGCCACAACCTGATCGCTACCAGTTCGATCGGCGCCGCCTTAGCCTTACAGCCGTCTCTGGCTGCGCTCGAAGGGCGAGTGCTTGTGATCGGCTGCCCCGCCGAGGAAAAGGGCGGGGGCAAGATTGCTCTGGTGAAGGCCGGTCTATTCGCCAACATCGATGCAGCGCTTCTAGTTCACCCGAGCAACCGAACTGAGCTCTTTAAGGACGCCCTGGCTATGCTTCCGCTCCGAATTGAATTCTTCGGCAAGGCCAGCCATGCGGCAGCGGCCCCCCATCTCGGCATTAATGCGCTCGATGCGGTAGTCCTCGCCTTTACGAACCTCAATGCGCTTCGTCAACAGCTCCGGCCAGACGCCAGGATCCACGGGATCATCACCGACGGCGGTCGGGCACCCAACATCATCCCGGACTATGCCGCCGCCCGGTTTTGCATTCGAGCGCTGGATCTTGACTACCTACACGACCTGCGCCGTCGCGTGGTCGCCTGCTTCGAGGCCGCCGCCCAGGCCACGGGAGCAACAGTGGCGATTCAGGAGGAAGGTGAGGAGTACCACCCGATGAAATGCAATCGAACGCTAGGCGCACTCTTTCAGGCAAACCTAGAGACATTGGGTGAGCAAGTGGAGCAAACACCAGAGGATCAAGAGCTTGGTTCTACCGATGTGGGCAATGTGAGTCAAGTGGTCCCAACGCTCCACCCAACCATCGCCCTGACTGACCGACTTGACGTGGTTTGCCACTCCGCCGCTTTCGCTGAGGCGGCCGGTGGGCCGGCCGGTGACCGTGCAACGCTCCTTGCAACTAAGGCGCTCGCCATGACGGCGGTAGATCTGTTCACCGACCCGGCCCGCTTGCGGCAGGTCCGAGAAGAGTTTCAACACGCTTGA
- a CDS encoding glycine zipper domain-containing protein, with the protein MALSLRQGIAWLLCLFLVVGGTGCAAIEEQVKTHPETAIGAGIGTAAGMLTGGLIFGNAAGTLLGGLVGGLTGGVIGNVVEARAQDRAATAERYHYNSAQGTVLRIEAVEAHPAKIHPGETINLNMRFAVLARNAQQTIQVSERRQIFFNNSVVGDSTLQVQRMEGTWTSSQPLTLPTNAASGSYRVVMSVTAGGTKATQQTTFTIVR; encoded by the coding sequence ATGGCGCTTTCTCTCAGACAAGGAATCGCTTGGCTGCTGTGTCTGTTCCTGGTCGTAGGAGGCACGGGCTGTGCGGCTATTGAGGAGCAGGTGAAGACACATCCCGAGACGGCCATTGGCGCCGGCATCGGGACTGCTGCCGGCATGTTGACCGGAGGGTTGATTTTCGGCAACGCCGCCGGGACGCTGTTAGGCGGTCTCGTGGGAGGCCTCACAGGTGGCGTCATTGGTAATGTCGTAGAGGCGCGAGCTCAAGATCGAGCTGCAACAGCAGAGCGGTACCACTACAACTCAGCGCAGGGAACCGTGCTTCGGATCGAAGCCGTCGAGGCTCATCCTGCCAAGATCCACCCTGGCGAAACGATCAACCTCAATATGAGATTTGCCGTGCTCGCTCGGAACGCTCAGCAAACCATTCAAGTCTCAGAGCGCCGGCAGATCTTCTTTAATAATTCGGTGGTTGGCGACTCAACCTTGCAAGTGCAGCGAATGGAGGGGACCTGGACCAGCAGTCAGCCGCTCACCCTCCCCACAAACGCGGCGAGTGGAAGCTATCGGGTGGTCATGAGCGTGACGGCTGGTGGCACGAAAGCAACCCAACAGACCACCTTCACCATTGTCCGGTAA
- a CDS encoding glycine zipper domain-containing protein, which translates to MKYLVTVSAIFLLVLAGCATPPSPRESGTVTGAAVGAATGAILGGIAGAPGRGAAIGAAVGAVTGALTGDAIQSEQADRASASRYAYATPPYPPPSGTLQIEVTPEDAEIFVDGRRVGLAKELRGPGVVPVVAGFHLVELHWRGFSVTSHIVVPPQTTVLLRRDLEPSAPALP; encoded by the coding sequence ATGAAATACCTCGTAACAGTAAGCGCGATCTTCCTGCTGGTGCTTGCAGGGTGTGCCACGCCTCCGAGCCCTCGGGAGAGCGGGACGGTGACCGGTGCCGCGGTCGGTGCCGCCACAGGTGCCATTCTTGGCGGAATTGCTGGTGCGCCGGGGAGGGGTGCGGCCATCGGCGCAGCGGTAGGGGCGGTTACCGGCGCACTGACAGGTGACGCGATCCAGAGCGAGCAGGCAGACAGGGCGTCTGCTTCGAGATATGCCTATGCGACGCCGCCATACCCGCCACCCAGCGGCACTCTGCAGATCGAGGTGACGCCAGAGGACGCTGAGATCTTCGTTGATGGCAGGCGGGTTGGGCTGGCCAAAGAGCTCCGTGGTCCAGGCGTAGTACCGGTTGTTGCGGGTTTCCACCTCGTGGAGTTACATTGGAGAGGGTTCAGCGTGACGAGTCACATCGTGGTTCCACCACAAACCACGGTGCTTCTCAGACGAGACCTGGAGCCTTCCGCTCCAGCCTTGCCTTAG
- a CDS encoding exosortase system-associated protein, TIGR04073 family codes for MRVRWLMMVGFTSVALASGQMTVAFAEEWAGPAAASQKAIRGLTNAGLGVVVEIPKTVYYDTVEDGPLYGLTVGVLEGLSWGLARSLVGVYEVVTFPFPIPAGYRPIYKPSYPFEAGKTDLAD; via the coding sequence ATGAGGGTGAGATGGCTGATGATGGTGGGGTTCACGTCGGTGGCCTTGGCAAGTGGCCAAATGACAGTGGCATTTGCGGAGGAGTGGGCTGGGCCAGCGGCGGCATCTCAGAAGGCGATTCGCGGGTTGACAAATGCTGGACTTGGCGTGGTGGTCGAGATTCCGAAAACAGTCTACTACGATACGGTTGAGGATGGACCGCTATACGGGCTGACGGTCGGGGTCTTGGAGGGATTGAGCTGGGGGCTGGCGCGAAGTCTGGTCGGGGTCTACGAGGTGGTAACCTTCCCGTTCCCGATTCCGGCAGGGTATCGTCCGATTTACAAGCCTTCGTATCCGTTCGAAGCCGGGAAGACCGATCTTGCCGATTGA
- a CDS encoding Lrp/AsnC ligand binding domain-containing protein: MVHAYVFIRTSKAREQEVADTIGELQMVKFAHIVTGNIDVVAFIEAPDLSTLWDTVNHVQALPAVTRTTTSLVVEPV, from the coding sequence ATGGTTCACGCCTATGTCTTCATCAGGACGAGCAAGGCCAGGGAGCAAGAGGTGGCAGACACGATCGGGGAACTACAAATGGTGAAGTTTGCACACATTGTTACCGGCAACATCGATGTCGTGGCCTTTATCGAGGCCCCGGATCTTAGTACTCTGTGGGATACGGTGAATCATGTTCAGGCGCTGCCGGCGGTAACGCGGACTACCACGAGCTTGGTCGTCGAACCTGTGTAG
- a CDS encoding M20/M25/M40 family metallo-hydrolase: MAQSPTNYPSDAFGAVKRIDPLLCQIAGAVSEGGARRHLERLVGPRDPFNGYAGMEAAADSIAEALTGFGLHLVEERFRCEGRWYRNLVASHPGSLRNGQVLVVAHYDTVPNSPGADDNASGVAGLLEVAGALACHRFMHDLVFVAFPLEEYGNPGSLYFVEQAKACGVTIAGVFDLEMIGYTAATQTAPPGVKAPVAGDFIGVVGNRRSEGLVSLFKETATLVVPSLPVQALVVEGNGENRPLVRQSDHAPFWDAGYPAAMITDTAFLRNPHYHLPTDTLDTLNLSFLQQVTAATAASAALLAGLA, translated from the coding sequence ATGGCGCAAAGTCCAACCAATTACCCCAGTGATGCTTTCGGCGCGGTGAAGCGCATCGATCCTCTACTCTGTCAGATCGCCGGAGCGGTCTCCGAAGGCGGGGCGCGGCGACACCTCGAACGGCTTGTTGGACCACGGGACCCTTTTAACGGGTATGCCGGCATGGAGGCTGCTGCGGACTCCATCGCAGAGGCCCTCACGGGGTTCGGCCTGCATCTCGTGGAAGAGCGATTCAGGTGCGAGGGCCGCTGGTACCGGAATCTGGTCGCTTCACACCCGGGATCGCTCCGCAATGGACAGGTGCTGGTGGTCGCCCACTACGATACGGTGCCGAATAGTCCTGGGGCCGACGATAACGCAAGCGGGGTGGCCGGACTGCTCGAGGTGGCCGGAGCCTTGGCCTGCCACCGGTTCATGCATGACCTAGTCTTTGTCGCTTTTCCCCTCGAAGAGTATGGAAACCCTGGCAGCCTTTACTTTGTTGAGCAGGCCAAGGCCTGCGGCGTCACGATTGCGGGCGTCTTTGACCTGGAGATGATCGGCTACACCGCCGCAACCCAGACTGCGCCCCCAGGGGTCAAGGCGCCTGTAGCGGGGGATTTCATCGGCGTGGTGGGGAATCGACGATCGGAGGGGCTTGTTTCCCTCTTTAAAGAAACGGCGACACTGGTCGTTCCCTCGCTGCCCGTTCAGGCTTTAGTCGTGGAAGGGAATGGAGAGAACCGGCCACTCGTGCGCCAGAGCGATCATGCGCCATTCTGGGATGCCGGTTATCCGGCTGCGATGATCACTGATACCGCCTTCCTGCGTAACCCACACTATCACCTGCCTACAGACACCCTCGACACCCTGAATCTTTCCTTCCTCCAACAGGTGACTGCCGCAACTGCAGCATCGGCTGCTTTGCTGGCCGGCCTCGCCTGA
- a CDS encoding bifunctional nuclease family protein → MEVLGVAATQGGDQPAVLLRGKGEKRELTLFVGPLEAQSIAVPLQRIKPPRPLTHDLTLSLLATFHSHLRRIIISDFRENTYYATIYLEADGKEITVDSRPSDAIALALRAGVPIYANAKALNGAKSNQLPQ, encoded by the coding sequence ATGGAGGTGCTGGGCGTAGCCGCCACTCAAGGAGGCGATCAGCCTGCCGTACTCCTTCGCGGCAAAGGGGAGAAGCGCGAACTCACGCTCTTCGTCGGACCTCTTGAGGCCCAAAGCATCGCCGTTCCTCTGCAGCGGATCAAACCCCCTCGCCCCTTGACCCACGACCTGACCCTTTCCCTCCTCGCGACCTTTCACTCTCACCTGCGGCGGATCATTATCAGCGACTTTCGAGAAAATACCTATTATGCCACCATCTACCTCGAGGCCGATGGCAAAGAGATTACGGTCGACAGCCGACCCAGTGATGCTATCGCCCTCGCGCTGCGGGCCGGCGTCCCGATCTACGCCAACGCCAAGGCGCTGAATGGCGCAAAGTCCAACCAATTACCCCAGTGA
- a CDS encoding methyltransferase domain-containing protein — MVALDYKQITRAYAILSPMYDLLFEKIFHPGRVAAVQLLGIKPNDLVLEVGIGTGLNLPLYPPDCHLVGIDLSRQMLSKAREKVQEYGMDNVTIKEMDASKLEFPDAHFDHVVATYVISAVPEPVQVLREIKRVCKKKGHIVILNHFKSENPVVGTFEELVAPLCTRLGFKTDLKLMPVLKEAQLTPEQLHRVNLLNGWRLVRCLNE, encoded by the coding sequence ATGGTCGCCTTAGACTATAAGCAGATCACGCGAGCTTACGCCATCTTGTCCCCCATGTACGACCTCCTGTTCGAAAAGATCTTTCACCCGGGTCGGGTCGCGGCGGTGCAGCTTCTTGGGATCAAGCCGAACGACCTGGTACTCGAAGTGGGGATCGGCACTGGATTGAACCTCCCGCTCTACCCACCAGACTGTCACCTCGTCGGGATCGACCTCTCCAGGCAAATGTTGAGCAAGGCCAGGGAGAAGGTGCAGGAATATGGTATGGACAACGTGACCATTAAGGAGATGGACGCATCGAAGCTGGAGTTCCCCGACGCGCACTTCGACCATGTGGTCGCCACGTACGTGATCAGCGCAGTCCCAGAACCTGTTCAGGTTCTCCGAGAGATCAAACGAGTGTGTAAGAAGAAAGGGCACATCGTGATCTTGAATCACTTCAAAAGTGAGAACCCCGTGGTCGGCACCTTCGAGGAGTTGGTGGCCCCCCTGTGTACCCGGCTCGGGTTCAAAACCGACCTGAAGCTCATGCCCGTCCTGAAGGAGGCGCAGCTTACTCCCGAGCAGTTGCATCGTGTGAACCTCCTGAATGGCTGGCGCCTCGTTCGCTGCCTGAATGAATAA
- a CDS encoding DEAD/DEAH box helicase, with translation MQAAKARPAGRFPLPPPILEVDRFVDELRRGYSSRGQVVHLKHIPPKPPIYANLSDPLPGPLGDTLRSIGVDHLYTHQCAAIEAARAGKHPLVVTSTASGKSLTYLLPILEHLLTDRSARALLLFPIKALEQDQLKTLQSLLPWGQDIRAAIVDGDTPASRRAKLREDPPQLLLSNPDLLHLSLLPYHDQWREFWRNLRYVVLDELHTYRGVFGSHIAHVLRRLRRVAAAYGAQPQFIACSATISNPLDLSEQLTGLTFHLIDGDGAPQRGKRFLLINPIASPYTEATDLLLRCLRKGLKTIVFAKARKITELIAMWTRQADPTLGSKLAAYRAGFTADERRTIERGLFAEQLAGVVTTSALELGIDVGGLDACLLVGYPGSITSTWQRGGRVGRGRREALIILIAVPDALDQYFFRHPDDFFNRPYEAAIVDPGNRQILAAHLVAAASEVPLRSDDAFYAAEKDLIQSLHDQGRLLLSADGTEWYARERHPQRRINIRSTGEACTILDQTGRVIGTIDGIRAIHECHPGAIYLHQGQQYESLSLDLIQHKVHVKPVAADYYTAPLAEKDTEILEILQSADHQGIPYHLGRLKVTERVLGYERRRIFGQDKIGSYQLDLPPLTFETIGLWFEVPDGLKVTVETAGFHFMGSIHAVEHAMIGLFPLYALCDRSDIGGISYPIHPQVARAAIFIYDGYPGGIGLTERGFQVLPELFLKTRQLLEECPCDCGCPSCVHSPKCGSGNKPLDKQGAHLTLQGLLGEAPWADATQPIGRPSTATSEPLMKQESEIAATESHAIVFDLETQRSAEDVGGWEHRHRMGLAVGVTYDLDRAEFRVYTEQQVDALISELIHARLIVGFNLRRFDFDVLRAYANVDWNALPTLDILECVHQRLGFRLKLDHLAQETLGERKSADGLQSLAWFKAGEIDRVIEYCKQDVLLTKRLYDFGRQHGYLLYRDLQGRAVRLPVAFDENLFARQSR, from the coding sequence ATGCAGGCTGCAAAGGCGCGTCCAGCAGGGCGATTTCCCTTGCCTCCACCTATCCTGGAGGTCGATCGGTTCGTGGATGAACTGCGCCGCGGGTACTCGTCTCGCGGGCAGGTTGTCCATCTCAAGCATATCCCACCGAAACCACCCATCTATGCGAATCTGTCCGATCCCCTGCCAGGGCCGCTCGGCGACACGCTCCGGAGCATCGGGGTCGACCATCTCTATACGCATCAGTGCGCGGCCATCGAGGCGGCCCGCGCCGGCAAGCATCCCCTAGTCGTCACCTCCACCGCATCCGGGAAGAGCCTGACCTATCTCCTGCCGATCCTCGAACACCTTCTGACTGATCGTTCGGCCCGCGCCCTGCTGCTGTTCCCGATCAAGGCGCTGGAACAGGATCAACTGAAGACGCTGCAGTCCCTGCTTCCCTGGGGGCAGGATATCCGCGCCGCCATTGTGGACGGGGACACGCCTGCATCCCGGCGGGCAAAGCTCCGGGAGGATCCACCACAGCTCCTGCTCAGCAACCCTGATCTCCTCCATCTCTCCCTGCTCCCGTACCATGACCAGTGGCGGGAGTTCTGGCGCAACCTCCGCTATGTGGTCCTCGATGAACTGCACACCTATCGCGGGGTATTCGGCTCGCATATCGCCCACGTCCTGCGGCGTCTGCGGCGGGTGGCGGCAGCATACGGAGCGCAGCCGCAATTTATCGCCTGCTCGGCGACGATCAGTAATCCCCTCGACCTGTCGGAACAACTGACCGGTCTCACCTTTCACCTGATCGATGGCGACGGGGCCCCACAGCGGGGCAAGCGCTTCCTCCTGATCAATCCGATCGCCAGCCCGTATACTGAGGCGACCGACCTGCTGCTCCGCTGCCTCCGGAAAGGGCTGAAGACCATCGTCTTTGCCAAGGCTCGGAAGATCACCGAGCTGATCGCCATGTGGACACGGCAAGCCGATCCGACGCTTGGCAGTAAGCTTGCTGCCTATCGAGCAGGCTTTACGGCTGACGAACGCCGGACGATCGAGCGAGGGCTGTTCGCCGAACAACTGGCAGGAGTCGTGACCACCTCGGCCTTGGAGCTTGGGATCGATGTGGGCGGACTGGATGCCTGCCTCCTCGTCGGCTATCCCGGCAGCATCACCAGCACCTGGCAGCGGGGTGGTCGAGTGGGTCGCGGCCGGCGTGAGGCCCTGATCATCCTGATTGCGGTTCCTGACGCCCTCGACCAGTACTTTTTCCGCCACCCCGACGACTTCTTCAATCGACCCTACGAAGCGGCCATCGTCGATCCCGGCAACCGTCAGATTCTGGCAGCGCATCTCGTGGCCGCTGCGTCAGAGGTGCCGTTGCGATCCGACGATGCGTTCTATGCCGCTGAAAAGGACCTTATCCAGTCGCTCCACGACCAGGGGAGGTTGCTCCTGTCGGCGGATGGAACCGAGTGGTACGCCCGCGAGCGCCACCCTCAGCGTCGAATCAACATCCGCTCCACGGGAGAGGCCTGTACGATTCTTGACCAGACCGGTCGGGTCATCGGCACCATTGACGGGATCCGGGCCATACACGAGTGCCATCCTGGGGCCATCTATCTGCACCAGGGGCAGCAGTACGAGTCTCTGAGCCTGGACCTGATTCAGCACAAAGTCCACGTCAAACCGGTCGCCGCTGATTACTACACCGCGCCACTTGCCGAGAAGGATACGGAGATCCTGGAAATCCTACAGTCTGCGGACCACCAGGGGATCCCCTATCACCTGGGTCGCCTGAAAGTCACCGAGCGAGTGCTTGGCTATGAGCGCAGGCGTATCTTCGGTCAGGATAAGATCGGATCGTATCAATTGGATCTGCCGCCCTTAACCTTTGAGACCATTGGCCTCTGGTTTGAGGTGCCTGATGGACTGAAGGTCACCGTTGAGACGGCGGGATTTCACTTCATGGGGAGCATTCATGCGGTGGAACACGCCATGATCGGCCTCTTTCCGCTCTACGCCCTCTGTGACCGCTCGGACATCGGCGGGATCTCGTACCCCATCCATCCGCAGGTGGCTCGCGCGGCCATTTTCATTTATGACGGCTACCCCGGAGGGATCGGGCTCACCGAGCGGGGTTTCCAGGTTCTGCCGGAGCTGTTCCTCAAGACACGACAGCTTCTGGAGGAGTGCCCGTGCGATTGCGGCTGTCCCTCGTGCGTCCACTCACCGAAATGCGGCTCGGGCAACAAGCCCCTCGATAAGCAGGGCGCACACTTGACCCTTCAGGGCCTGCTCGGGGAGGCGCCTTGGGCCGATGCCACGCAGCCCATCGGTCGCCCCTCGACAGCCACATCAGAGCCCTTGATGAAGCAGGAATCAGAGATCGCCGCTACGGAGTCCCACGCGATCGTCTTTGACCTTGAGACGCAGCGGAGCGCCGAGGATGTTGGCGGGTGGGAACACCGGCATCGGATGGGTCTGGCCGTTGGCGTCACCTACGACCTTGATCGCGCCGAATTCCGCGTCTACACCGAACAGCAGGTTGATGCCCTCATCAGCGAGTTGATCCACGCGCGCCTGATCGTCGGGTTCAATCTTAGACGGTTCGACTTCGATGTCCTGCGAGCCTATGCCAATGTCGACTGGAACGCCCTACCTACCCTGGACATCCTCGAGTGCGTCCACCAGAGGCTAGGATTCCGGTTGAAGCTGGACCATCTGGCCCAGGAGACCCTAGGGGAACGAAAGTCGGCAGATGGCCTGCAGAGCCTGGCCTGGTTTAAGGCGGGAGAGATCGATCGAGTCATTGAATACTGTAAACAGGACGTGCTCCTGACAAAGCGACTCTACGACTTCGGTCGGCAGCACGGGTATCTGTTGTACCGTGATCTGCAAGGGCGGGCAGTCCGACTGCCGGTGGCCTTTGATGAAAACTTGTTTGCGCGACAGTCCAGGTAG